Part of the Leishmania infantum JPCM5 genome chromosome 29 genome is shown below.
gcggggaggggaCTCGTCCCTtgttcctcctcccctcctgtCGCACCATCCCAGCAACATTCGGCGACGCACGCCGTgggaagaaggggagggagggagggaggggtagAGAAGACGCGTGGaggacggagagagaaaacacgaaggcagaggagcaTAAAATGTAGctgaaaacgaaaagaagtgGAAAGATCacgccagcgcggcggcggcagcggcggcggacgtgAGAAGGTCAGAAAAGTGCGCCACCCTATCGAAAAGATACATTGCgttcttcctccttccctttttATTTTCCGTTTGCACGAGCGTGCAGGGAGACAGCGGGGATTCACAGAGTGAGGGTCAGAGCCGCTGCACAGGGGAGAGGTGCGCACCGAGAAAGGAAGAAGATGCACAGGGGATACCTTGCCTACGAAGACGTGCACCGCGTTCTGTAAAGGAGTAGAGACCGGCGTAGAGAGACGGGGAGGCACACATAAAGGTCAAAAAGTCGCTGCGCTGGATGGGGAGCTAAAACGCAGACAGCGTTCATGCGCTGTCGGCATGCCACTCCTTTCTCCAGCGCCTCTCTACCGATGGCCTCGTTGGCTCCGCTGGCCAGAACCCATCTTCTCAACTACCCATCTCAGGTATGGGTGTACGCGCTGAGGAGCACGTGCACAgaaaaacacgcacacatcttTTGCAGTAACCCTGCCGCGCCAGCTCAACTGCTTTGCGTTCTCTTAGCCCAACTTCCTGACCAGCGTATcagagaggagaagcaccAGGTCCGCGGCGACCATGGCATTGCGCACGACCTTGAAATCCACCAGGTAACCTTTATCGTGCCGCTCGTGAATGCGAAAGAAGTAGAGGGAAATAACGACAGGATTTGCCGGTGACGAGGCTGGTTCCGCAAttgcggaggtggaggcagcggcgctcgctGGTGGGGACGCGCCGCGTGGGTCACGCGGCGAGGACGTCGACTCAGACCCGCTCTCAATCGCATGTGCTGACTGCAGCACTCCCGACGCCGCGCTTCCAGAGACTATCGCCGCTTCCTCGTCTCCGCCCTGTAGGCCGCCGAAATAGTTGCCGCGCGCGACCTGGCTCGAGCTAGTGTTGAAGCCGCCACCTGGTGCGCTCCCGAAGCTgcgagccgcagcgcctgcccGGCGTGTGCGGGTTATATGTGCGTGGATGCACTCCTCGTCGCGTTGCATGCTACCGGCGATGTCTCCGTCCTCGTGATcgtcactgctgccgctccctggggcaccgctgcggcagccaaTCCGGATCGGTGCAGAGGATTCAACGGAGTAAGTGCTTAGCGTGTTTCGGCGTGTGGACGCGTTGCGGCTCTGCGTCGAGTCCGCCATCACACTCCATGTCTCGGCTGTTGACCGTGCCAAGAGGCGGAAGGGCGAGACCACCTTCCACTGCATCTTGAAGGTACGCAGGACGTCATAGATGGCGGAAAGCGCCTGCTCTGCCCGCCAGTCCGTCATGATACCGATGCGCCAGCCGTAGTTGTTCTCCACAATGaactgctcctcctccgcggtgTACATGGCGTGCTTGCGGGCTACAGATCCGACGCGCGGCTGGTCGCTCAGGTTCGCCCCcagctgcgaggcggcggttcCCCCTGTGCTGCTCTGCATGCCAGCACGCCggtagctgctgctgccgcccgtgagccccgccgcgccgcgcagacTGCCTGGCGCATAAGAGGAAGAGCCTACGCTGCCGGAGCCGACCAGGGATCCGGAGCACATCTTGGAAGTGATACGGAAGGAGCCGACTGCGATCGACCCGCCTGGACCGCCattgccgctgccatcgctcAGGCTCGTATCGCTCACCTTTGTTGGGTCGCCAAGGGTTGCGACGGAAGCGGGCACGAAGCAGCCGCGGTTGTAGGCCCACTTGTTCCTCGTGGCGTCTTCTTCGTCAAGCAGCACCACCATCGCGGGGCTCTGCGTCAGCATGAGGCCCATGTTGAGCTCCCGCTCTGTCGCCTTTGGCTGAAACTTCGTCTGCTGGGCGCCGATGACGTGGCTCACCCCGCGGGACTCATCGCCGGACATGCCAAGCTCGCGCACTTCAGCCGCAATctcgcgacggcggcgtgcgtcCAACAGAATATTATAGGCGACAAAGGCGGCCCCGTAGCCGAGCTCGAGCTCCTTGCGCACATCTCTGTCCCGCACTCCCAGCCGCTTCGCTGTTTCGCTCACCAACACCGATAAAATGCGGTCTTCCTTCACGCTGAAGATGGACTCACTGTAAGACAGCCGCATTGGCAGGCGTTGATTGAACCAGGCGTTGTCGCGGATTTGCGGGACGGTGAGCCGCACGAGTGGGTCCACGACGAGGATCTGCTGAATGAGCTCCCGCGGCCCCGTCTGCATGTTGGATGGGATGGCATACTTGCCCTTCTTGATCTTGCTGAAAAGGAGCGGGATGCTATCCTCGTCGAACGGCAGGCACCCGCAGAGCAGCGCGTAGAGAATGACGCCACAAGACCATACATCCACCTCTGGACCAAAGTACAGTTTACCTGAAATGACCTCCGGTGCGGCGTAGTTGGGCGACCCGCACGACGTCGCGAGGAACTCGCCATCCTTCGTGATGTTCGAAAGACCAAAGTCGATCAGCTTTACCTGCAGCCCAGTTCCCAGCAGAATGTTCTCTGGCTTTAGGTCACGATGCACGACGCGGAAGTGGTGGCAGTACTCGATCGCGCACACAATCTGCTGGAAGATGTAACGCGCCTCACTTTCCCGCACGCGGCCCTTCTGGACAATGTAGTCGTACAGCTCTCCGCCTTCCACGTACTCCATAATAAGGTACATGTCCGTAGGTGTGGAGATGACCTCGTAGAGACGGCAGATGTTCGGGTGAGAGAACAGCTGCAGAATTTCGATCTCGCGGTGAATCTTCTTGTCCATGTTGGCGGACTTGAGTTTTTGGCGGTTGAGGATCTTGATGGCGACATACTCTCCAGTGTGCACGTGTCGCCCTTTCTTCACCTTGCCAAAGCTACCGCGGCCGATGGTCTCGCGAATGACGTAGCTGCCGATCATCTGCTCGGGCAGCATCGGGTTCGCGCGGGGACCACCGCTACGAGAGTGTGGGTAGCTGCCCTCTCGTGACGGTGGGTACGCGGCCTGTGCCATTGTGTGCAGCTTTCCGTGATGGCTGGCAATGGTACGGCGATTGTCTCACAGGAGAGGCtagcgtgcagcagcgcagtgACCTGGTGGAATGGTGGTGGAAGACGTGGaaaggaaaagcaaaaagaaaaaggggtTGAGGGAGACAGTAGCTCTGCGTGTTACGCACAACGACAGGACGCTCacagagggggtgggggcgggggcgcgTGAGATGAAGAAAAGAGACGCGACGGGTAACGTATGGCGAAGCGCGAGGAAGATATATACAGATGCAGAGAGAATGTAAGCGTGGCTCTtcgtcacgcacacgcacacacgcatagaGCGAGATTGATGCGCCTAAGAGTGGGCAACAAGAGcgagaaagaaggagagaacGATGGCGGAGGGAAGTGAATCTGTGCAGCAACAagaagaggtggtggtggtggtaaaaagagagggagggagaaggaggaggagagaaaggcgCGTAGTGTGGGGCGTGTAGGAGCACaagacaacaacaacaaaggtACTGTCAGAGAGGTCGTAGGAGCAAGAAACGCCTGCATGCACACCAATaacgagcacacacgcacacaaagacacaAAGCGAAATTTGAAGGCTGCACAAGAGATGCGAGATGTACGCCAAAGTGGAAGTAGGGTGGGCGGGTGGCGGAGCACAGAGatggtgagggagggagaggaagggacgaAGGTGGGCGCTCGACAAAGCAACCCCATTCGACCCTGTCgtgcaacacacacacacacacacgcacacacacgcacacacacacacacacacaataaAACACCTCGCTCTCGCACTAGGCGACGCCTCGTAGTGCGGAGGTGCTCCTCTAAGAGGAAGCAGCGCAGAAGTaaaaagaaagggggaggaaaggagaCTCAAGAGAGACGGAGATTTAAGACgtcgcacgtgcgcgtgtctgtgtgcctgaGCCTCGGGTGCAGAGAGACGACTGGGCGGCACAGAATCGACAGCGATGAAGCAAGGCTGACCCTAATCGACttaattttttttttttgctgaGCGCACACGAGCTTGGTGAGTGTGGCAGCCCAGACACCGACACTGACGGACCTATACACGGCAATacgcgcgcagagagggagagagacaaagCACTCAAAAGTCCACGCAGGGGACGTGAAAAATAAAATAAAATAAAATGTGAGACTACTACGCACTTAtgttgtgtgtgttgggggaagaggagaggggcgagAGTATTTTTGATTGCGTGGTGAAATGAACGCGAGAATgcaatatatatatatatatttatatTTAAAAGGAACTCAGGAGTGCGTATTGGCCGACGACGTGTGACTCGGCGATGAATCACCAAAAGAGTACAAGATACGGTGGGGTgtagggagggagagagagggtgcaGAGTGTGTGTTAGGGGAGAACGTGAATGCATCCACCACACGCTCTTAGCATGCTCGCGTCTGCGCAGCTCGGCAAGAGCAGGAAGCGAATAAAAAGTAAACCGCACTGCGCACTTGCCCACTGAGCGCGACAAGCGCACGACACGCGTCCATGCGGTTCTGCTGGTTCAGCTAAGGCGAGTTTAGCTCCACGTCGACGAGATGCTGTGCAAAGCCTGTTTCCAAGTGCAGAACGGCGTGCCCACAGACCaccacgcagacacacgcatacgAGCACGCCGTCAGAATAGGTGCGGCACTTCCTTGTGATACGGGGGATCGTGCGAGCTGTCGGTGGTGGCtgtgggaggaggtggggaggggctgGTAACGTCGACCttgtgtttctttttttggtTGGCGTGCAGTGCCAGTGAAGGAGAGcgaaaaacgaaaagcaaacacagagagagaaagcaagGAGACACACATGAGCGATATGGCACAGCGCCACATTCTTTCCTGCTCATATACTTCCACTGGTCATTTGTGCTTCTTGGTCGTGTCCTTCTCAGGTGACGGCGTACACAGGGTGCACCGTGGCGACACGCAGTTGGTCAGAAGATGGGGCCCGAGAATGTCTGTCATTTTCGGTAAGTACTCAATcctgccgcgcagcaccaaCGAGACTACCTTTGCCGGCCACAGGCGGGTCATACTGATGTCCACAACAACGAAGAAATCAGTCAGCATAGCAGATAgtgggagcggcagcgcctccactGTCACCTCAACCGTGTGGGAggcgagctcctcctcgtcgtgaCCTGGGCGGCTGCCACAGCCGAGGAATCGACGCACACTGGTGATGACAGGATTCGAGAGCGCCACCCCGCCACTTAGACGATGCCGTGCACACAGCCAGTAGACGATCGGGTGGATAGGCACATGCAGCGAGAGGTAGGCAATAGACTCAAGGCACGTCTCCATGTACCAAATTGTTGCCAGCACAAAGGAAAAGTACAGGTAGTACACGGCCAGCGTTGGAAACAGAAAGATGATGATGACGAAGAGAAATGTAGCGGCCAGCATCTGATCCACCTGAAAATGGTAAATGTCGTACCGCTTGCGCAGGGGGTTGTACTTGACACCGTAGAACTGGCGGAAGAGGTTTGTCAGCAGAACGCGGGCGAAGCAGTATGGCAGCGCAATGGCGTGGTGAAGGAAGCGCAGGTGGAGCGAGACGAGCCCCGTCACGTCCGAgacgagggcagcggcggtgctgcatccCAGAAGACAGAAGATGCGCAGGTGAAATGCCATGCTGACCCACTCGTACACCGCTTGGCGTTGATCCTCGGATGCTGGGGAAAACCACgttgacgccgccgccgtactgacggcggcgactgTGCTGCACACGttcccctccaccgccaccgaggCCGCTTGGAAGGACACAAGGCTCGGCAGCGTGGCAGGAGACCATCTCAGCAGCGCATCCCACACCTCCAGCACGCACTTGGCGAAGAAGCAGAGGGCCATGTTCAGGTCCTCGTTCACCTTTAGCCCAGCGGGGTAGCCGTCGAACCAGTCCATGTAGGACGCGTGCACCTCATACAGCCAGTGACGCGTCATGTACTGCGAGGCAGCATAGAGGGAAGGGCCACAGGCTGACAAGCACAGGTAGACAAGCACTCCGAGAACCAGGTCCACTGCGCAGCGCGAGACGTAGCCAAAGATGCAGACATAGCGGTGATTGATGGAGGACGAGACTtggtgcggcagcaccggaTGGAGGCCGCAGGAGTCGTTGGCGAAACTGACGGCGCACAAAAAGTGTGCGAACTCGGAGGTTCGATagagcagcacctccgctgtCCTGCTGAAACGCAGGAGCTTCAAGAGACCCACCACGTAGGTGGAGATGAAGTCGACAGCGTACTTGAGCACCCCCGTCAGCGGCTCCTCGGTGTCCTCCTTGACGTAGTTGTACAATTGCTCCTTCTGCATGACGCGGCGCACATGCCGGCCAGCGCGCATCGTCGCCAAAAAGACGCTCATCTCTGCCCTGTCCGTGGTCGAGGTAAAGTCGAGGCGAGGCGGCACgcccgccggcggcggcagcgcaatGCTGTGGGATGGGGCCGGCGTACTCTGCGCGAGGAGCTTCTCGAACTGCAACGCCgactgccccctccccctccgaTCGTTGCTGTCCAGTTGGTCCATTTCCGAGTCACTGAGCGTCATCACGCCgatcggcgctgccgtcgcgctgccgtcgccctcCGAGAGCGACATGCTCTCCTCCTGGGTTACTGGCAGTCGGTCGCGCAGGGAGCTGTTCCGATGCAACTCAGTGGTAACGGACGCGTCCtgtgcggagctgctggcctGAACGGTGAAACTCGGGTTGGCATTGAAGGACGTCCCCCAGCGCTTGTCTGCCAGCACACTCGACTGTTCCCCCGTGTCGCGGTCGGAGAAGCAGCTGTCCTCGGCGGCCAGTGTGATGGAGTCGTTCACGACGCTCGTGTagcaccggcgctgctggtgtcgcTTGAGTACGCGCGGCTCCGCCTCTTTGCGCATGACCTGCGGGAGCAGAACACCCTCCAGATTCGAGTTCGCGCCTGGTGCGCACACCGGCGCGACGCCGCTCTGCAGCTGTCGCACGCCTGACACCCCGTAGAGCGCTGTGGCCGAAAAGATGGTGGGGCGAATGGAAAGCGCCTTTGACGGATCACACCGCACGACATGCAGCTGGCAgggctgcacgcgcgcgccgcagcaccacagctccgccagcactGGCCCCTCAAGGAGCTCCAGCCAGAGATAGCTGCCCTTGCGTGCGCCGCGGATGTCTTCCTCCTGCGTGACGGAGCAGAAGTTACAGCTGCTAGGGGCGCTGTTGGGCCGCACGCAGCCGAGGATGTTGAGGTTACTGTACGGTATCTCCGGCATGTGCCCCTTGTAGTTTTGCAGGACACACCTGATTTGCTGCAactccgccttcgcctccagcaACGTGCAGTTGCTCAGAAACCAGGTCACGATGATGTACAGGCTGCGGTCATTCCACCCCACCACCCACGCAATAGAGTCGTTCGGGCCCAGGATCTGCATGGCGGCCGAGAGTGGCCATACCAGCATGCAGATTTCGGTTGTGCTGGAGAGCGGCATAATTCAGCCAACTTCGTTTTCTTCCGatcggcgcgtgcgtgtacgtgcgggTTTGCGAGTGCACGTAGAAGGGTCGCTAAGCAATCTGTGTACGACTTCGCTGCCTAGTGcgaaagagggaggtgggAAGAGGTACACGACTGGGTAAACAAGAGTGAAGAGCACGAAGGACGACCAGCGAAGCCGAGCAAGGCGGCGCAAGGGATGCGATGGGTTACACGGGAGAACAAGCCGGAAAGCGGGGCGGGTAGGTGAGAAGGAGGGGTGAGAAAAATTGAGAGAATACACAGCTGACGGTGCGCTTCATGGCAGCGAACGACAAATACGAAAGAATAGCGACACGATGCGCCAGCCCGTGCAACGGCAAAGGATCGAAGACAGAGCACACAAGACTGTTCATGTACGTCTCAGACTTCCCGTGCGTGTCGCCTGCGGCTGAGGGGTTGCGCAGTGAAGATCTGCTCGAACGCTGCCACGCCAAGGTGAACAGAAACGTGTGGCCACTGCCATACGTTCGGACCTTTCACGTCCGCTTTACCGTTTTTTAGATCTTTTAAAGCATAATCCCCTGCTCTGCGCGGCACGTTCTCCATGCCAGCATTCGTTTCCGTCCTCCTTTGCCCTACTCCCCATCTCTACTTGTTCTCGTAGAACCGCGCTTCTGCAAGCATCGCAATGGATGCGCAGTGGATGGGGCAGAGGGCGGGGGTGAAGAGGTGCGGAGGGTACGCGcatgggggggggagggcgggtgTGTGCAGGATGAGTCATCAAGCCAAaacggcgcacacacagacgagggagaggcgaaACTGCTCAAAGACAGCAGAAGAGCTGCACACGGGTGCTCAACTATTCCTCCTCAAAGCCAAAGCCGGAGTAGAACGGGTTGTCATCATAAACCGGTCGGTTTGACGGCTCGGTCGGAAACACGGACGGAGGCGGGTAATGCGAGAAAAGGTCACTGGCTGCGGTGTCAAAAACGGGCGGTCGCTGCCCCGCCTCAACGTGTCCGAGGATGTACTCGCCAAGGATactgggctgctgctgctgctggtgcgcgtgcgggcccggccactgctgcacctcACGCTGCGCATTCTTCGAGGGACGCttcctgctcttcttcttgccCTTCACTTCCACTTGCCGCACCACTTCTGTCAACTCGTTGGTGCCCGCCGCGGTAGTGCAACGTGGCGCCTCGTCTACGCGATCTTGTGTAGTGCGTTCGTCCTTTCTCGATTGCGCATTGTCTTGCTTTTCCTCGAGGATCTCCTCACCGGCGTCGTGCTCGCCCAcagcctcctcgccctcggcgccggcgtcatcgCGCACTTGCAGCGGATGAGCTTCCTTATCTGCCCCTTCCTCATTCGGTCGCTTCGCGGTAAAAGCGagggcatcgccgtcgcgctcTTCCGGCTCGCTTTCCGCGGCGACCTCCTCCGCCGGCTCATCGCCAAACTGCTGCCCCTGTTCGTCACCACCTTcggcggcatctgcgcctgcttccgcctcctcttccctcgtGTTCTCGAGCCCCTCGGCTTCGTCATCTCGCTTCGCTGACGCGACCTCGGACTttgctgcacctccgcccACTTCCCGATCCCTCTCAGCCGTCTCCGCCTTCGCGTCTGTCGTCACTTCGGGAGGAGAGTCGGAGGCCTCTTGCTTTATGTCAACGCTGTCCTCATCCTTGATCGCGCCATCACCTGCACCGTCGGCGTTCACCGCCTGATGCTGCCCGGGATCATCTAGTAGGAGGGATTTCCACGCAACCGATTCAGCCTTCCTTACCTCGCAACGGTCGAGCGTCTCTGTGGTAGACAAATCCTTCTGTTTCTGCAGCTGAGCCACCTGCGCTTGCAACGCTTCCACCTCGAGCCGCGCCTGCTGCAtggcagccgccagcgcgtaCCGCTCCGTTGTCGTGGTGTCGGTCAGCAACTTGCGTTGCTGCTGGATTTGGGCAGCGAGAGAAGCGGCACTGCTGTTGCGCGCGGTGCATTCGGCcgcgcgctcctgcagcgccttggcCTTGGCGAGGGCCTTCTCTAGCAGAGACGGCACCTCTGCCATCGAATACTGAGCGTACTGATCCAGCTTCGCCTGCGTCTCTGTGAATTTCGCCCGAACCTCCGCAGTCTCGGCTACAAGGCTATTCTTCCATTCGGCAGAGAGCGCGCTGATGGTACCCTGAATCGCAtccacgcgcagcggcaactGTGGGACGCGCACCTGCGATAGAAGTCGATCTTTGCCGACGGCATCGCTTTCACGCTCGTCATCCTCGGCGCACGTTAGCAGCTGCATAGCGCTTTCCAGTTCTGGTGTGGTGCTTGTGACGGGtacgtcggcgctgctcgcgtcTCCGCGCTGGCATTCCGACTCACCCGCTTCGTCACAGAGCTGCAGAAGCCGGATCAGTAGAGCAACATCCCGCTTCTCGCGCTCGAGAGGCGCCATGCACCTGTGGTGTACCTGCGCAAGTGCGGCATTTATCGCCTCGACGATGGTTGCCTGGGAGGCGTGCAAGctgtcgagcagctgctgctcctgcagcaggagaggagCGGTGCGCGGGTTGTGCAAGTTGGCATCGTCGCTGCGTGTGTCGCTCGACAAGGGCTCCGCGGCATCCGCATCCATGCACCGGCGCAGGAGCAACTCAGCAGTGCGGCACCAGGCATCTTCGCTGGAATGGGCACACACTTCCGCTTCCACCACAACATCCTGCGTTCTCTGCCAATGTTTCGCGTTTTCGgcgagaagagagacaagCGAGTTGGCGCGcgtctgcaccgcctccagcatAGAGAGAACCTGGACACGGGTGGCCAGCGAAGCCGCAGGCACGGATGAGTGAGAGCGCGGTAACGGCGCGAGCCCATCGCCTTCATCCTGCGCTTTACCTTCGTCGTCTACATCTTCGTGTGGGTCACTAATGTCGCCCCTGGCAGCGTCGTCTCGCTCGTCCGGTGGCTTCGGCGTGGATGCCACAAACGCGATAAGGCGCGCCAGGCCGTTATAACTTGCACGACGGAGATTatccaccagcaccgcctccagcgtgCGCGAGTTCCCTCTGGTATCTGCCGTGGCTGCCAGCGAAGCGATTGCGGTGGCCTCAGTCTGCGAGACCCACGCTGCGCCGAGGACGCGACGCGCGCACTTTTTCAGGTACAGAAGCTCTCTCAGCAAGCGGTCACGCAGCCCTTcgtgccgcgcgcacgtgtcTGCGACGGCTTTCATCTTTTCCGGTGTCACCTCGTGTGGCGGTGAGGTGAAGATGCACGACGGCTGTGGCACAGGAGCAGAACAAGACGCAGTGGCGGCACGGCCAGCGCCAGTTACGGCCCTCTCCGCGTTACGCAGGACGGCCAGTGTCAACGCGGTTTGTAACTcttgccggcggcgcagcaagaTCTTCCGCAGTCCCATCGCCCGCATCTCAGCTAGGGTCACAGGCGAGTACAAGTCTCGCAGCTCGAGCGCttgctgcgcgtgtgccgcgaAGAGGCTCCACTccagcgcgtgcacacgacgctgccgcaAATCTGCTTCGGTCTGCAGTGCGGCTTCTGTGAGAGCCTGCAATTCCTGCAGTAAGCATTGGCACCGGCGTCCCACCTCCGTCAGCGCTGTGGCAACTACGGACATGTTGGTGCAGCACTCTGGATCACGGAAGAGCGTGTGCACCTTCGCCAGAGTTCCACCGAGGGTGGTCAGGCCGTTCGTTTGCCTTTGCCACATGTCGTTCAGAGGAGACGCAGCGAGTGGGGAAGCGGTCAAAGGACGCGTACAGTCGGGCTCCTCCTGTCTTTGccccgcagcggtggccgaCACCGCGTCAGCGAGGCCTGCGTCCTCGTGTAGGCGGTACAAAAGTTCCTCGGTTTCCGCCGTCCATCTCTCCTGATGCTCCGCCTCAGCACGCATCCATCGTGCGTgggagcgcagcagccccgccgcttcggtgcagcggcgataCTGCAGCTGAGCATGCTCCATGCGATGAGCCAAACATGCTAGTCGAGCTTCTGTCGCCACATCCGCCGTGAGGTCTTCGGCACTCGGCCAAGCGCCGGCGGAAGAGATAGTCATCTGCTTTTCAGAATCCGCGCTTGCGTTAGTGGAGGCCGTAGCGCCACCACTAGCATGCAGACACGACGCGCCCCGTGCCTGTGACGCCAGATaggcctgctgctgtgctgccaCCTCCGTCATCAGCTTTGT
Proteins encoded:
- a CDS encoding putative protein kinase; translation: MAQAAYPPSREGSYPHSRSGGPRANPMLPEQMIGSYVIRETIGRGSFGKVKKGRHVHTGEYVAIKILNRQKLKSANMDKKIHREIEILQLFSHPNICRLYEVISTPTDMYLIMEYVEGGELYDYIVQKGRVRESEARYIFQQIVCAIEYCHHFRVVHRDLKPENILLGTGLQVKLIDFGLSNITKDGEFLATSCGSPNYAAPEVISGKLYFGPEVDVWSCGVILYALLCGCLPFDEDSIPLLFSKIKKGKYAIPSNMQTGPRELIQQILVVDPLVRLTVPQIRDNAWFNQRLPMRLSYSESIFSVKEDRILSVLVSETAKRLGVRDRDVRKELELGYGAAFVAYNILLDARRRREIAAEVRELGMSGDESRGVSHVIGAQQTKFQPKATERELNMGLMLTQSPAMVVLLDEEDATRNKWAYNRGCFVPASVATLGDPTKVSDTSLSDGSGNGGPGGSIAVGSFRITSKMCSGSLVGSGSVGSSSYAPGSLRGAAGLTGGSSSYRRAGMQSSTGGTAASQLGANLSDQPRVGSVARKHAMYTAEEEQFIVENNYGWRIGIMTDWRAEQALSAIYDVLRTFKMQWKVVSPFRLLARSTAETWSVMADSTQSRNASTRRNTLSTYSVESSAPIRIGCRSGAPGSGSSDDHEDGDIAGSMQRDEECIHAHITRTRRAGAAARSFGSAPGGGFNTSSSQVARGNYFGGLQGGDEEAAIVSGSAASGVLQSAHAIESGSESTSSPRDPRGASPPASAAASTSAIAEPASSPANPVVISLYFFRIHERHDKGYLVDFKVVRNAMVAADLVLLLSDTLVRKLG
- a CDS encoding putative UDP-GlcNAc:PI a1-6 GlcNAc-transferase, which produces MPLSSTTEICMLVWPLSAAMQILGPNDSIAWVVGWNDRSLYIIVTWFLSNCTLLEAKAELQQIRCVLQNYKGHMPEIPYSNLNILGCVRPNSAPSSCNFCSVTQEEDIRGARKGSYLWLELLEGPVLAELWCCGARVQPCQLHVVRCDPSKALSIRPTIFSATALYGVSGVRQLQSGVAPVCAPGANSNLEGVLLPQVMRKEAEPRVLKRHQQRRCYTSVVNDSITLAAEDSCFSDRDTGEQSSVLADKRWGTSFNANPSFTVQASSSAQDASVTTELHRNSSLRDRLPVTQEESMSLSEGDGSATAAPIGVMTLSDSEMDQLDSNDRRGRGQSALQFEKLLAQSTPAPSHSIALPPPAGVPPRLDFTSTTDRAEMSVFLATMRAGRHVRRVMQKEQLYNYVKEDTEEPLTGVLKYAVDFISTYVVGLLKLLRFSRTAEVLLYRTSEFAHFLCAVSFANDSCGLHPVLPHQVSSSINHRYVCIFGYVSRCAVDLVLGVLVYLCLSACGPSLYAASQYMTRHWLYEVHASYMDWFDGYPAGLKVNEDLNMALCFFAKCVLEVWDALLRWSPATLPSLVSFQAASVAVEGNVCSTVAAVSTAAASTWFSPASEDQRQAVYEWVSMAFHLRIFCLLGCSTAAALVSDVTGLVSLHLRFLHHAIALPYCFARVLLTNLFRQFYGVKYNPLRKRYDIYHFQVDQMLAATFLFVIIIFLFPTLAVYYLYFSFVLATIWYMETCLESIAYLSLHVPIHPIVYWLCARHRLSGGVALSNPVITSVRRFLGCGSRPGHDEEELASHTVEVTVEALPLPLSAMLTDFFVVVDISMTRLWPAKVVSLVLRGRIEYLPKMTDILGPHLLTNCVSPRCTLCTPSPEKDTTKKHK